The DNA window TTTGCGTTTAGTTTTGAACGCAGGGTCGTTAACAAGCTCAATACCACCACTGACTAATGCTGCGATGGGTGAGGATTTAATGTTTACGCCAGATATATTCGCATTCACAGATACACCACTAACATTGATAAAACGTGATGACGGGGTAAGTAAATGCGCATAGTCTTGATAAAGATTAACGTTTAAATCAATTAAGTTAGTTTTAGTATTAAAGTTCACCTGACTAATATGGCCAATAGGGTAATTCTTATAATAAACTTTGTTACCCACGGCTAAGCCGTTAGCATCGTTAGCGGTAATCGATATTTGTTTATGTGGAATAAGATCATCTACGTTTGACACTAAATCAAATGTAGTCCGCAATTCACCTTGCCCCGGTGTAAAGAGAATGTAATTACCAGTGACCAAGTTCACAATGTTTTTACTTTCAGAAAGGGACAGGTTTGCTTTTTCAACCCAAAACTGTGTGCTGTCACGAAACAGGTCTACAACGTCAGGATCTACATCTGCAATTGCGGTGGCAACAGATGGCGAGTTTTGCGTCGTAGGGGTTAATGATTGTGTCATTACTTGTGTTATTTCACCGACTTTTAAGCCGTTGAAGTAAATGTTATTACCTATTTTAATATCATTGCTGTTACTTAATTTTAATTTAATTTGTACAGCCCGCTGTGCATCACTAATACTGTTGTATAGAGGGTATATTTGATTATCATTGGCTGGTTTACCAATGGTCGGTGAATCAAATGCAAGTGCACCACTGATAATGGCGGTTAAACTCTCGGTTTCCACTTTGACGCCATCCAACCCAAACTTAGCGTTAATACCACTTGCATTCCAAAATCGAGATGTGTCTTTAATAAGATAGCTATATTGTTTATCGATTACGGCTTCGACTAGGATCTTATCGGTTTTTTTATCCAGCGTAAAACTATGTACTTGACCGACAGGGATCTTCTTGTAGAAAATCTCTGAACCAGGACGTACAGATGAAAGCTTGTCTGCTGTTAAATGCACAATTAACCCTTCATCATCTGGCGGGTTGTTCGGTGCATTTTGCACCGAGATGAAGTCGATACTGTACTCACCATCCCCTGGTGAGAGGTCAATATAGTTACCTGTGACTAGGGCGTCTAAACCCGAAATACCGGCAATAGAGGCTTTCGGTGCAACAAGCCAAAATTGTGTATTACGACGTAGTACTTGTTCTGCTTTATTATCAATTTCTGCGGTGACGTAAACGCCTTTGAGGTTGTCATCTAGCGCGATTTTTTTTACCTTACCGATTATTAAGCCTTGATATTTAACCAGTGTTTTACCCGCGACAATGCCATTAGCATTCGAGAAATGTACACGGATCTCGATACCAGCTTGGGTAATACTTTGGTACATAAGATAGAGTCCAAGTATGACAGCTACAATGGGTAACAACCATATTGGCGACATCACATTCGGTTTATGTAACACTGCTTTAGGTGCGTCACAGTTATCCGGCATTTGTGGTTCGTTATTTTCTTTCATTTTTATGGTTTAAATCCCAAATTAAACGTGTATCAAAACTTTCTGCGGCAAGTATTGTTAATATAACAACCAAACCAAAGCAAGTTGCTCCGTACCCGGGATCAACTGAGAGTAAATTTCCTCGGTTAATCACCGCGACCATAATCGATATAACAAACAAATCCATGATGGACCATTTTCCGATCCAATGAATTGCATTAAATAATAATAATTTTCGTTTTGGTGTAATAAATATTTTATTTTGAATCGATAATAAAATCAGCATTAAGCCGATTATTTTGAATAAGGGAACTAAAATAGAGGCTATAAATATAATGATCGCAATACCTAAATTGTCACTTTTTGCGAGAGCAATGGTACCAGACATAATGGTGTCTGGCGTCGACTGACCAGTACTTGTTAGTGTACTTATCGGTAAAAAGTTGGCCGGAATCATCATGATTGTAGCGGTGATCAAAAGTGCCCATGTTTTTTGGATACTACGTGGTATACGAAAATGAACACGCGTAAAACAGCGCGGACAACGATGCCGTCTAATATCCTGTTTTACACTAATTAATAAGTTACATTCATGACATTTGGCGATTTGATTATCTTTAGCGTTTTGCATTTTTTTCCATTTTCTGCCAGAAGATTTCTAGATTGAGCCCATACATGATAAGACTAGAAACAAACATAAGTGAAACAAAGCTAAGTAAACCTAGCTGTAATTCGATATCAGCAATGTCAGAAAGTTTAAATACAGCGATCAAAAAACTAACGAGATAAACTTCTAACATGCTCCATTCGGTAAAAAACTTAACGAGTTTAAGTAATAATATGAGCTGTGGTGTATTACGTTTAGTCAGTAGTAATAAACAAGCTTGTGCGAGACAAGATAAAAATAGAAAGGGCGCAATAAAGCTACAAAAAATAACGAGTAAACCGACAAAGTAAAACTTTTTTTGTAATAAGGCCCACGCGCCTTGAATGAGTGTCGCTGATTCTTCAGCCCCTAGCATGGTGATAGTGAACATTGGAAACACATTTGCAATAACAACAAGTATAAGCCCCGTTAATGAAAGAGCTAATACGGAACTAATGGAAAAAGCATTATTTGTATATAATAGCGTGTTACAGCGGGGGCACAGCGCATGCCTATTTTTTGCAATCGGTATATGATCAACAATAAGATCACATTTATTACAGACATTAATATTCGACATTTAAACCCGCCAATAGTTGATTCACTATGCTTTTAAAGTTAGCACGATCATATTGCGTTCATTAATAGCATTATTTTATTGCAAATATCAACAGTACCACAAGTTTATCCGTCATGATGTTGATTATAATATGAATGAATTAGTCTGTCTTAGCTTGAATCAAGCATATTTTATCGGTGGTGACTTGAATTAACAGGAAATACTAAATACACTGTCATAATATACAGTGTATTTAGGGAATTAGTTCATGGCCGTAATAGTAAAGTATGTAGTAGAGCGAAATGGTGTGGAAAAAATGGTATCTACAAGTAAAAAAGAAGCGGATGCATATGACAAGATGTTAGATGTTGCAGATGGTCTTACAGACTTTATCGGCACGTCATCTCTTGGAATTGATGACCGCCTTACAGAAGAGTTAGCATTATACTTAGCACAAAATAGTGCATCGCTACAGGTCATCTTAAAAGGTGGCAAATTAAAAGCGAGTGAAGAGAAAGAAGAAAAGGCTCCAAAAGCTAAAAAATCGTCAAAAAGCACGGTTGGAAAAGAAGCGGCTTAATCTTTCGTACGCTTAATTATTGTTTGTGAAAGCATAAAAAATCACCGGAAGAGTTATTTTTTAACACCTTTTTGGGCTAAGTTAGCGGATTAAAGATAGCATTTAATTGCAATCGCTCTATAATAGCGATAAATTTTATACATGCGATATAGCAAGATTACAATTTTGTTATATCAGAACAATTAGAAGTAATTTAAGGTAATTCATGGAAAACATTGAAAAGCTAAAAAATAGCAAAGAAGTTATCGCTTATTTGGTAGAAATATTCCCAAAATGTTTCACTGCAAAGGGCGAAGCTAAACCGCTAAAAATTGGCATTTTTCAAGATCTAGCTGAACGTCTAAAAGAAGATAGTAAAGTTAGTAAAACATTATTACGTACGGCACTTCGTCAGTATACTGCAAGCTGGCGTTACCTTCACGGCGCTAAAAAAGATGCTGTACGAGTTGACTTAGATGGCAACGACGCAGGTGTTTTAGATGCAGAGCACATAGAGCATGCACAAAAAACACTTGAAGAAAGCAAAACTAAATTTTTCGCTGAACGTAATAAGAAAAATGCAGAACAAAAGGCAAAAGCTGAAAAGCAAAAACCTGCTGTTAAAAGAGCACCTAAAAAAGTAGTTAAAAAATCGGCTCCTAAAGCGGATCAAAAGCCTACAATTAAAGTTGAACGTCCTGTAAATGAGTCGGAACTTAAATCAGGTCAATCTGTCAAAGTTGTAATTGGTAAAGCACCGGTACAAGCAACTATCGTTGAAGTATCTAAAGATGGTGTTCAAGTTGAACTACTATCTGGACTTTCTCTAAAAGTAAAAAAAGAGCACCTTTTTGTATAAAGCAATAAGAGTGTTCTGAATTTTTAATAGTTGAGTGTTAGCTAAATATATGAAATTTGGCTAATACTTGACTATTATGGATTTAGCGTTACTTATTCTCAAAAGGATTTTTAATGAAAAAAGTTTTACAAAGAACTTTTATCAGTGCTTCGGTACTATTGGCCACACATGCTTTCGCATTTGATCCCGCCATTTCTATTCAAGAACTCCCTACATTAAAGCAAGAAGCTCAGCATTCTGAAGCAAGTAAACGTCTTGTTAATCTCTTTACTCGTTCACATTACAAATCTATTGATTTTGACAGTGGCTTTGCTGTTGAAGTTTTTGATCGTTATTTAAAGCAACTTGATGCTTATCGCACCATTTTCTTGCAAAGCGATATCGATAATTTTAATAAATATGCACTTTCATTTAAAAAAGATTTCCGTCAAGGTCGCCTTGCACCCGCTTATGATATTTACACAGTAGGGCTTCAACGTCGTTACGAACGCTTTGCATACGCATTAACGCTACTTGATACTGAAATCAAATTTGATCGTGATGACGCATATTATTTTGACACATCTGAATTAGATTGGGCAAAAACGACTGATGAGTTAAATGAGTTATGGCGCCAAAAAGTAAAATATGAAGCACTCAATTTAAAATTAACGGGTAAAGACTGGCCTGAGATTCAAAAATTACTGCGTAAACGTTACGATACTGCCATTAAGCGTTTGAAACAGACACAAAGTGAAGATGTATTCCAAACATTGATGAATTCGTACGCACGAAGTATTGAACCTCACACGTCTTATTTATCCCCACGTAATGCGGATCGTTTCAAAACTGAAATGAACCTTTCTTTAGAAGGGATCGGTGCAGTATTACAAACCGTTGATGATTACACCGTTATTCGATCTTTAGTTGCTGGTGGCCCTGCAGATGCAACGAAACAACTTAAAGCTGAAGATAAAATCGTGGGTGTTGCACAAGATGATAAAACGATTGTGGATATTGTTGGTTGGCGTCTTGATGATGTCGTAGACAAGATCAAAGGACCGAAAGGCACAAAAGTCCGTCTTGAAATCTTACGCGGTGAAGGCGCGAGTGCCAAACACAAAATCGTAGAAATCATTCGCGATAAAGTACGTTTAGAAGACCGTGCTGCAAAATCGAAAGTTATCGATGTTGAAGGCGAGAAGGTTGGTGTTATCGAAATACCAAGCTTCTATGATGGTTTAACGAAAAATGTTCTGACTGAATTAACAAAGCTTAAAAAAGATAATGTGAGCTCTATTATTGTCGACTTACGTGATAATGGTGGTGGTGCATTAAAAGAAGCAAACTTACTTTCTGGTTTATTCTTTGATTCAGGCCCGACAGTACAGGTTCGTGATGCGAGAGATAAGGTTAATGTACTCGAAGACCGTGATGGGAAAACATACTATGATGGTCCACTCGTTGTATTAGTTAACCGTTACAGTGCATCAGCGTCCGAAATTTTTGCCGCTGCATTACAAGATTATGGCCGTGCACTCATTGTTGGTGAACAAACATTTGGCAAGGGCACTGTACAACAGCACAGAACCTTAGCACGTTTGTATGATCTATATGACAAACCAATTGGTAGTGTGCAATATACCATATCGAAATTTTACCGTATTAACGGTGGAAGCACTCAATTACGTGGTGTACTACCTGACATTACCTTCCCATCGGCAGTGAAACCCGAAGACACTGGTGAGTCAATTGAAGATAATGCGCTGGCTTGGGACCATATCCGTAAAGCAAGCTATCAACAATCGTTAGTATTGCAGTCAAAAGTTAATAAGTTAACTAAAAGTCACAACAAGCGTGTTGCTGTTAATCCTGAGTTTGGTTATATCCAAGAAGATATTGTCAAATATAAACAGGAACTTGATAGTAAAACAATTTCTTTAAAAGAGTCTGTGCGTATTAAAGAACGGGAAGAGAGCGAGTCGATTCGTTTAACTCGTTTGAATGAACGTTTAGCACGAAAGGAATTACCTGCGGTTGAATCATATGATGATAAACCAGAGGACTTCGAGTTTGACGATATATTCTTATTAGAAGCAGCCAACATAGCGATTGATTTAAGTAAATCTAGCTAAACCACCTCTATTTTACTCCAAGTGCAGCGGGATGCTGCACTTTTTTCCTTTATTTTTACGTATCTATCCGTCGATAGATTAGGACTATAAATGACAGTTATGCCTAATGCTAAGCATTTAAAAGACTATACAGAACCCCATTATTTCATAGACAGTATCGATCTTGATTTTAATCTTGATGATAGCAGCACTAAAATTGTTGCAATCAGTAAGGTTCGCCGTAGCGGTAGTCATAATGACCCACTAATACTAGACGGTGTTGACCTCACATTATTATCAGTGTCTATCGATGGCCATCACACTGATAACTACTTAGTCAAAGATAATCAGCTTATCATCTCTGATTTACCCTCTGAATGTGTATTAATCATTGAGACAGAAGTAAATCCACAGGAAAATACCAGTTTAGAAGGGTTATATAAATCCGCTGATGCATTCTGTACGCAATGTGAATCTGAAGGTTTCCGAAAAATCACCTATTATCTTGACCGCCCAGATGTACTGGCTGTTTTTAGTACTAAGATCACGGCTGACAAAGCGGCCTTCCCCTATTTATTGTCTAATGGCAACTGTGTTGATCGTGGAGAATTAGATAATGGTCGTCATTGGGTTCAATGGCGTGACCCTTATCCTAAACCGGCATATTTGTTTGCACTGGTTGCGGGTGATTTTGATGTATTACGTGATAACTACATCACGACATCTGGTCGTGATGTGAAGTTAGAGTTGTTTGTAGATAAGGGTAACTTATCGCGAGGTCATCATGCGATAGAATCTCTAAAAAATTCAATGAAATGGGATGAAGACCGTTTTGGCTTAGAATACGATCTTGATATTTATATGATTGTTGCCGTTGATTTCTTCAACATGGGTGCGATGGAAAATAAAGGGCTTAACGTATTCAATTCTAAATACGTATTAGCTGATGCGGCTAGTGCCACTGACGTTGATTACCTGGGTATCGAAGCTGTTATTGGTCATGAGTATTTTCACAATTGGACTGGTAATCGCATTACTTGTCGAGATTGGTTCCAGTTAAGTTTGAAAGAAGGCCTCACGGTATTCCGTGATCAAGAGTTCAGCTCTGATTTGGGGTCGCGTGCTGTTAACCGTATTCAAAACGTTAAAATTTTACGTTCTGCACAATTCCCTGAAGATGCCGGGCCAATGGCGCATCCAATTCGTCCCGCTTCTGTGATTGAAATGAATAATTTCTACACTGCAACTGTCTATAATAAGGGCGCAGAAGTTATCCGCATGATCCACACGCTTCTTGGTGAACAGAATTTCCGTGCAGGTATGGATCTTTATTTTGAACGTCATGACGGTCAAGCTGTGACATGCGATGACTTTGTTGCGTCTATGCAAGATGCATCTGGTGTAGACCTCACTTTATTTAAAAACTGGTATTCACAATCAGGTACCCCGCAAGTAACGGTGACAGATCATTACGATGCTGAAAACAATATTTATACGTTATCAATGCAGCAACATACGCCAAGCACTGCGGATCAAAAAGTAAAACACGTACTTCATATTCCTGTGGATATTGAACTGCTTGACGAGCAGGGTGGCAAGATTGAATTAATATTTGAGGGTAAGGGTGTTCACCATATTTTAAATCTTACTGAAAAGCAGCAAGATTTTGTGTTTGAAAATGTAATGTCAGCACCGGTACCAAGCCTATTTAGAGAGTTTTCAGCGCCAGTTAAGCTTAACTATGCTTATACCAATGAGCAACTTACAATGTTAATGGTACATGCGAGTAATGATTTTGCACGTTGGGATGCATCACAGTTATTAATTAATAAGCATGTGATTGAAAATGTAACCCGTATTCGTGACAAACAGAATCTGCTACTCCCCACTGTGTTTGGGCAGGCTTTCCGTGATCTAGTGAGTAATGAAGAACTCGATCCAGCCTTAAAAGCTGAGATGTTACAGTTCCCATCGACAAACAGCTTAATGGGCTTATTTGACGAAGTAGATGTCGATGCCTTACTGTCAGTGACTGCTTTTATTAAGTTAGCAATCGCTGAAAATGTTGCAACAACTTGCGCCTCTATTTATGCTGACATGCCTAAACGTGCTTACGAAGTAGATCATGCTCACATTGCTTTGCGCTCATTAAAAAATGTGTGCCTTGAATATATCGCATTAGCGGGTGTTACTCATGTTAATGAATTGGTATTAGCTCAATTTAAACAGTCAGATAATATGACGGATACCATGGGGGCGATAAGTGCTGCAAACAAAGCGCAATTACCTTGTTTTAAAACCATGATGTCTGCATTTGAAACCAACTGGTCTCATGATGGCTTAGTGATGGATAAGTGGTTTTCGCAAATCGGGGCTAGCCCAAGTGAAAATTGTCTCTCTGTCGTTAAAGACACACTGAACCATGTCAGTTTCTCTTTAGCTAATCCAAATCGAACGCGTTCATTAGTGGGTAGCTTTTCTGCACATAACACCAGTGCTTTTCATGCGATTGATGGTAGTGGTTATGTTTTCTTAACGGATATTTTATGTCAGTTAAATAGCAGTAACCCGCAAATCGCATCTCGATTAATTACGCCACTTATTGAATTTAAGAAGTTTGATCAAGCCCGCCAAGCGTTAATGAAAGCGCAACTGATCCGTTTAAGCAAGCTTGATGGTTTAGCTACTGATCTGTTTGAAAAGATAGACCGTGCTCTAGCTTAACCAGACTCTCCAGCAAATATTTAACATTAAGTTAAACGTTTGTTTTATAAAAAGTGGGTATTTTGACCGATTTTGGCGTCATATACCCACCTTGAGTAATTATTCAATGTTTTATTCTTAAAAACCTTCATTTATCTTTCTATCTTGTTGCCTCTGTAGCATTTTTATTACAAATATTAATGTTAGAATGCCCGCTTGAATTACATCATAAGTTACTTTTTTAGCTAGACTTAATAAACCAAGATTTGAAGGATTGCTAGTATGTTGAATAAAACGCCTATTCCCGTGTTACTGGAAAACGTAATCAGCCTTGTAAAGACTAAAGTAGATGCGAAAAGCAATACATTAGTCGAGCAGTTTGTCACTGCATTATATGCTGGAATGAGGCAAGAAGATCTTTCTTCGCGTAGTGATAGCGATCTGTATTGTGCTGCAATTAGTTTGTGGAACAGATTGAACAGCAGTAACAATAGCGGCCCTGATATTTGTGTGTACAACCCAGAGATCAGTCTCAATGGTTGGCAATCAACACACTCGATTGTTGAAATCATTGTCCCTGATTCACCTTTTCTGACCGAATCTGTAATGATGGCGTTATCTCGACTTGGCGTAATTTCACATTTGATGTTACATCAGCCAATTGCTTTGAAACGAGATGATAACGGCCGTGTAAACAAAATTTTAACAAATCCTAAAAATGCAAAAAATTTCACTTCAGAAACAGTATTTTTAATTGAAATTGACCGTCAAACAGAAAGTAAAAAATTAGATGCGATTAGTGCGGAATTAAACTCCGTATTAAATGAGGTTGCGTTAGCTGTTGGTGATTGGTCACCAATGCAAGATAAATTAATTTCTGTTATTGAGATGTTATCTTCACGACCTAAGCAAAAAGGTATTGATTATTCAGATACACTTAAATTTTTAAAGTGGTTATGTGATCATAACTTCACTTTACTGGGTTACCGCCACTATGGCATTGAACCAGTGAAAGGTGATTATGTTATTACACCTGATTGTGATTCAAGCTTGGGCATCATGAAAAATTCGGTGAATAATAAAGGTTATTGTTTAGGTAATTTATCGAGAGATGCACGACGTGAAGTATTGTCGAAGAACACACTTATTTTAACAAAGAGTGATGCTAAATCACGTGTACACAGACCTGCTAACATCGATTATATTGGCATAAAATTATTTGACGAAGACAACAACGTCATTGGTGAAGAACGCTTTATTGGTTTATATGCTTCATCTATTTATAACAGCAGTGCAATTGATATCCCGCTTATTAGCGATAAAATTAAACGTGTACTTATTGCGTCTGGTTATAATCCAGCAAATCACTCGTACAAAGCGTTATTGAACATTTTAGAAACGTACCCACGAGATGAAATTATTCAATCTAGTGAAGAAGATATCTTACATTGTGCGCTCGGTGTTTTACACATGCAAGATCGCGATCAAGTTAAGTTATTTGTACGTAAAGACTTATTCGGTCGTTATTATTCTTGCATGGTGTATGTAACAAAGGAACGCTACAACACGTTATTACGTGAAAAAACGCAGCAAGTATTGGCTGACTACTTAGGTAGTGATAAAGAAGTTGAATTCAATACTTATTTCTCTGAAGGTAATATGGCTAGAACACATTATCTTGTCCATGTAGATCAGAATGATAAAGAAGTAAAAGTGAATATTTCCGATATTGAACAAAATATAACTGAAGCCGCCAAGTCTTGGGATGATAAATTTAAAACTGCGATTGTAAGCCACTATGGTGAAGAAAAAGGCCGCTATTTATCTGAGCAATATGGTCATGCTTTCCCACAGTCATACAAAGAATATGTATTACCAAACTCAGCTGTCGCGGATATTATTAAATTAGAAACATTGTCGGCAGAGCATAAGCTCGAGATGATTTTCTACCGTGCGCAAGAGGAAGAACATGACTCTAATCATGTACGTCTAAAATTATTCCATAAAGATCAACCAATTCATTTATCCGATGTATTGCCTATGTTAGAAAATATGGGATTAAAAGTACTTGGCGAAACCCCGTTTAAAGTAAAAACAGCAGACGGCACAGTGTACTGGGTGCTCGATTTCACCATGCTTTACACGGGTGATAACGTACTTGATACGACCAAACGTAGTGCTGACTTTATGTCGACGTTCCATCAAGTATGGGAAAAACGTTTAGAAAATGATGGTTTTAATAAATTAGTACTAAAAACAAATCTTGCTGGCCGCCAAATTTCAGTGTTACGTGCTTACGCAAAATACATGCGCCAAATTGGTAACAACTTTAGCCAAGCATATATTGAGAACACATTAACGTCATTACCTGAATTAGCGAATAGCTTGTATTGCTATTTTCATCAAAAATTTGCAATGGATCAAAGTGAGATTGATAGCCTAGATATCATTGCTAATTTTGAAAGCAAGCTTGAACAAGTTAATAACTTGGATGATGATCGTATTATTCGTCGTTTTATTGATTTAATTACAGCGACGTCACGTACGAACTTTTATCAAATCGATCAAAAGTCAAAAGCGACTGATCAAAGTAAAGCCTATATTTCGTTTAAATTTGAATCGTCATTAATTCCGGATATGCCGTTACCTTTACCTAAATTTGAGGTGTTTGTTTATTCTCCACAAGTCGAAGGTGTTCATTTACGAGGTGGTAAAGTTGCGCGTGGCGGTCTACGTTGGTCTGATCGTCGTGAAGATTTCAGAACTGAAGTACTGGGTCTTGTAAAAGCACAGCAAGTTAAAAACACGGTAATTGTACCTGTGGGCGCAAAAGGTGGTTTTGTTTGTAAAGAAATCCAGCCAAGTCACAGCCGTGATGAAGTCTTTAATATTGGTAAGCAATGTTACCGTACATTTATTCGTGGTTTACTTGATATTACCGATAACATCATTGAAGGGGAACTTGTACATCCACAAAATGTGCGTTTTTATGATGAAGATGATTCATACTTGGTTGTTGCCGCAGATAAAGGTACAGCTACTTTCTCTGATATCGCCAATGAGATCAGCGATGAGTATAACTTCTGGCTAGGTGATGCTTTTGCATCGGGCGGTTCAGTGGGTTATGACCATAAGAAAATGGGTATTACAGCGAAGGGTGCTTGGGAATCCGTTAAGCGTCATTTCCGTGAAATGGGCCTTAACTGCCAGGAAGAAGAGTTCACTTGTATTGCTGTCGGTGACATGGCGGGTGATGTATTTGGTAATGGTATGCTGTTATCTAAAAGCACCAAGTTAATCGCTGCATTTAACCACATGCATATCTTTATCGATCCAAATCCAGATTGTGCAACAAGTTATGCTGAACGTGACCGTTTATTTAATCTACCTCGTTCTAGCTGGAGTGATTATGATCGTTCTATCATGTCTAAAGGCAGTGGTATCTTCTTACGTTCAGCTAAAGCTATCACGCTAACACCTGAAATCAAAAAGATGCTTGGTACAAAGGTGTCACTAATGACACCAACCGATTTGATTAAAGCGATCCTAACATCACAAGCTGATTTGTTGTGGAATGGTGGTATCGGTACTTACGTTAAAGCAACATCAGAAACGAATAATGATGTTGGTGATCGAGCTAATGACCACGTACGTATTAACGGTAATGAACTTAACGTTAAGATTGTTGGCGAGGGTGGTAACTTAGGTTGTACTCAGCTAGGTCGTATTGAATATGCGAAAAATGGCGGTCGTATTAACAGTGACTTCATCGATAATGTGGGCGGTGTAGATTGCTCAGATAATGAAGTAAACATTAAGATCTTACTTAATAGTATTGT is part of the Moritella viscosa genome and encodes:
- a CDS encoding NAD-glutamate dehydrogenase, translating into MLNKTPIPVLLENVISLVKTKVDAKSNTLVEQFVTALYAGMRQEDLSSRSDSDLYCAAISLWNRLNSSNNSGPDICVYNPEISLNGWQSTHSIVEIIVPDSPFLTESVMMALSRLGVISHLMLHQPIALKRDDNGRVNKILTNPKNAKNFTSETVFLIEIDRQTESKKLDAISAELNSVLNEVALAVGDWSPMQDKLISVIEMLSSRPKQKGIDYSDTLKFLKWLCDHNFTLLGYRHYGIEPVKGDYVITPDCDSSLGIMKNSVNNKGYCLGNLSRDARREVLSKNTLILTKSDAKSRVHRPANIDYIGIKLFDEDNNVIGEERFIGLYASSIYNSSAIDIPLISDKIKRVLIASGYNPANHSYKALLNILETYPRDEIIQSSEEDILHCALGVLHMQDRDQVKLFVRKDLFGRYYSCMVYVTKERYNTLLREKTQQVLADYLGSDKEVEFNTYFSEGNMARTHYLVHVDQNDKEVKVNISDIEQNITEAAKSWDDKFKTAIVSHYGEEKGRYLSEQYGHAFPQSYKEYVLPNSAVADIIKLETLSAEHKLEMIFYRAQEEEHDSNHVRLKLFHKDQPIHLSDVLPMLENMGLKVLGETPFKVKTADGTVYWVLDFTMLYTGDNVLDTTKRSADFMSTFHQVWEKRLENDGFNKLVLKTNLAGRQISVLRAYAKYMRQIGNNFSQAYIENTLTSLPELANSLYCYFHQKFAMDQSEIDSLDIIANFESKLEQVNNLDDDRIIRRFIDLITATSRTNFYQIDQKSKATDQSKAYISFKFESSLIPDMPLPLPKFEVFVYSPQVEGVHLRGGKVARGGLRWSDRREDFRTEVLGLVKAQQVKNTVIVPVGAKGGFVCKEIQPSHSRDEVFNIGKQCYRTFIRGLLDITDNIIEGELVHPQNVRFYDEDDSYLVVAADKGTATFSDIANEISDEYNFWLGDAFASGGSVGYDHKKMGITAKGAWESVKRHFREMGLNCQEEEFTCIAVGDMAGDVFGNGMLLSKSTKLIAAFNHMHIFIDPNPDCATSYAERDRLFNLPRSSWSDYDRSIMSKGSGIFLRSAKAITLTPEIKKMLGTKVSLMTPTDLIKAILTSQADLLWNGGIGTYVKATSETNNDVGDRANDHVRINGNELNVKIVGEGGNLGCTQLGRIEYAKNGGRINSDFIDNVGGVDCSDNEVNIKILLNSIVSNGDLTRKQRNELLYSMTDEVSEIVLNNAYKQTLSVSVTQTRAPEQLKEQIRFMQMLERTGKLNRQLEFLPSEEELAERLAKNEGLTRPELSVLLAYAKMQLKEQLNCPEVCEDELLSKLLITAFPKLLQDKYKGQMQHHPLKNEIIATQLANEIINDMGLNFVGRMQDETGATVVEIAKCFVISKHVIGMEHMWDNVTGLDNELDSETQLDMLFESRRYIRRATCWLVRYRDRNMSIADTIAFYKPIYDGMKENTADVLVDADKEKQNIRIEGLVEKSVPSEIANEIVHQNTLFSAFDIADVCKQHQVPMSLVQHIFFSLGNKLQLHDFMHQINLQPVANHWQALARAAFREELALQQRSLTSVVLSTCSSTGKCDIIMGQWLSEHDVLVVRWLQMLADFNMSSSHEFAKFSVALRELNLLHLSCRNAS